Within the Solidesulfovibrio sp. genome, the region AAATGTGTCCGCGAAACGCCATCGAGACGCGCATGCCCTACCAGCTCGGCTACCACAAGGCGCGGCTGGTGCCCATCATGGGCAAGAACGCCATCACCTGGAAGTGTACGGACATAAACGGCAAGACCGTGACCTACAAGTATCGCAACCGGTTGGACGTCAAGGACTAGGCTGTGTCGACATTC harbors:
- a CDS encoding 4Fe-4S binding protein yields the protein MPPIIDPKKCNGCAGREESYCEEACPGDLMYVGADGKSHCHATRDCWDCMSCVKMCPRNAIETRMPYQLGYHKARLVPIMGKNAITWKCTDINGKTVTYKYRNRLDVKD